In Rhinolophus sinicus isolate RSC01 chromosome X, ASM3656204v1, whole genome shotgun sequence, a single genomic region encodes these proteins:
- the LOC109438213 gene encoding large ribosomal subunit protein uL24, whose amino-acid sequence MKFNPFMTSDRIKNRKRHFNAPSHIRRKIMSSPLSKELRQKYNVRSMPIRKDDEVQVVRGHYKGQQIGKVVQVYRKKYVIYIERVQRKKANGMTVHVGIHPSKVVITRLKLDKDRKKILERKAKSRQVGKEKGKCKEETIERCRNKVILYTAFIKNCSNEKKKKSTNPQL is encoded by the coding sequence ATGAAGTTCAACCCTTTTATGACTTCTGACCGGATCAAGAACCGTAAAAGACATTTCAATGCACCTTCCCACATTCGCAGGAAGATTATGTCCTCTCCTCTTTCCAAAGAGCTGAGACAGAAGTACAATGTTCGATCCATGCCCATCCGAAAGGATGATGAAGTTCAGGTTGTCCGAGGACACTACAAAGGGCAGCAAATTGGCAAAGTAGTCCAGGTTTACAGGAAGAAATATGTCATCTACATTGAAAGAGTGCAGCGGAAGAAGGCTAATGGCATGACAGTTCATGTGGGCATTCACCCCAGCAAGGTCGTTATCACTAGACTAAAGCTGGACAAAGATCGCAAAAAGATCCTTGAACGGAAAGCCAAATCTCGCcaagtaggaaaggaaaagggcaaATGTAAGGAAGAAACAATTGAGAGGTGCAGGAATAAAGTAATCTTATATACAGCTTTCATTAAAAACtgttcaaatgaaaagaaaaaaaaatcgacaaatccacaattatag